Proteins from a single region of Rana temporaria chromosome 5, aRanTem1.1, whole genome shotgun sequence:
- the LOC120939711 gene encoding placenta-specific protein 4-like has protein sequence MDAPWTHHGLTMDSLWTHHGLTMDAPWTQYGRTMDSIWTHHGRTMDSVWTHHGLNMDALTHHGHTMDTPWTHHEHTMDTPWTHHEHTMDAPWTHHGRTMDAPWTHYGRTMDSVWTHHGLNMDALTHHGHTMDSP, from the coding sequence ATGGACGCACCATGGACGCACCATGGACTCACCATGGACTCACTATGGACACACCATGGACTCACTATGGACGCACCATGGACTCAATATGGACGCACCATGGACTCAATATGGACGCACCATGGACGCACCATGGACTCAGTATGGACGCACCATGGACTCAATATGGACGCATTGACTCACCATGGACACACCATGGACACACCATGGACACACCATGAACACACCATGGACACACCATGGACTCACCATGAACACACCATGGACGCACCATGGACACACCATGGACGGACCATGGACGCACCATGGACTCACTATGGACGCACCATGGACTCAGTATGGACGCACCATGGACTCAATATGGACGCATTGACTCACCATGGACACACCATGGACTCACCATGA